Genomic segment of Sodaliphilus pleomorphus:
TGATCATCGACGGCAGCAATGTCACTGTCACGACCGACCACAGTGCCGCCACCTATGGCGGCATGGCCCCGGGTGCCGACCTCTACCTGGCCGGCATCAAGGACTTGACCACGACCTACATTGCCAATGCCTTCCAGAAGATATGCAACTATGCCGACGGCGAGGGCAAGCCCGTGGTGGTGAGCAACAGCTGGGGCTCGCAGATGGGGCCTCACGACGGCACCGGCGACGTGGCCGACGTGGTGAACCAGTACTTCGGTGAGAGCCACCCCAACCACATCTGTCTCTTTGCTGCCAGCAACGATGCCGGCAAGTCGAAGGACGACGAGGGCGGCGGCTTCTACGTGTCGGGCACTGCCTCGAGCGCGAGCCCGCTCAAGACCATCATGCGCTGCGCCAGCTACAGCAACACCGATGCCGGCTACTACTACGCCGGCGTGATTGCCAACGCCTGGAGCCACACGCCGCTGCCCGCTGGCAGCAGCCTGGCCTGCCGCATACGTGTGCTCAACGCCACAACCGGCAGCGAGCTCACCTCGGTCACCGTCGCCCCGTCGACCAACGGCACCCGGGTCTCGGGGCTCGGCTCCTACTACACGGGCACGCTCATGGTGTATAAAGACTATGTTGCCTCGTCGAAGTCGCAGATTGTGCTCTATGCCAGCGGCCTCACCTCGCGCGGGGTGAGCTCATCGACCAAGAACGGCGAGGAGTATTACAAGAGCAACTACACCCTGGCTGTCGACTTCTATCCCACCCAGGGCAGCTGCACTGTCGACGCCTGGGGCGGCTCCTACGGCTATTTCTCCAACTATCTCAACCTCGACGGCTACACCTCGGGCAGCGATGCTTCGAGTGTGAGCGACGAGGCCACCATTGCCAACGCCATCCCCATTGGCGCCTATGTGTCGAAAAACACAGTGACCGACCACAACGGCAGCCGCCACACGCTGAGCAGCCTGCCCAACGTGGGCGACATTGCCTACTTCTCGAGCTACCAGGAGAGCGGTGCCGGCGCCACGGGCGAGGTTGTGCCTGTGGTTGCGGCTCCCGGTGCCACCATCGTGGCTGCCGTCAACCACTATGACAGCGACGGCGACTACAGCTATGTGAACGACAACGGCGCCGACTATGACATGTATCGTGTCAACAACAGCACCGTCAACCCCTATGGCAACATGAACGGCACCTCGATGGCCACCCCGGCAGCTGCCGGCATCGTGGCTCTGTGGCTCCAGGCCTCGCAGGCGAAGGGTGCCAAGTATACCAACCTCACGGTGGACAAGGTGAAAGAAATCATGCGCTCTACCGCCATCACCGACACGTGGACCACCACGGGCTCCAACCGCACCCACTTCGGTGCCGGCAAGATCAATGCCCTGGCCGGCCTGCAGATGGTGCTGGGTGCACAGCCCGGCCCGCGCCTGGGCGTCGAGCCCTCGACGCTGGCCTTTGGCACCGTCGGTCTGGGCACCGACAGCGTCAAGACGTTCAAGGTCACCGGCCAGCGCCTCAAGAAGAGCGTGACCATTGCATCGAGCAACAAGGCCTTTGCCGTGTCGCCTGCCACCATCGCCCTGCCGGCCGACTCGACCCTGAGCCAGACCGTGAGCGTCACCTTCAAGCCCGACAAGAGCGGCGACTACAAGGGCTATATCGTTGTGACCAGCGACAGCCTCACCGACACGGTTGCGGTGAGCGGCACGGCACGCCTTGTGACTGTGGCTCCCGTCATGTTGCCGGCCGACTCGGCCCGCATAGGCCTCACCCAGTTCCAGGCCCGCTGGACCCCTGCCACACCGGCTGCCCATGTGGCCAGCTACACCCTCAGTGTCGACGCCAAGCCCGAAACGGCTTGGACCAAGCTGTGGACCGACGACTTCTCGGGCCTGCTTGCCTCAACAGGCACAGGCACCAACATAAGCAACAACCTCGACAACTACACCGATGTGAAGGGCTGGACAGGCTCCTACGTGTATGGCAGCGGCAGCCGCGGCGTGTTGCAGATTGGCTCGAGCTCCAACAGCGGCTATCTCTCTACACCCGCGCTCGACCTGAGCAGCAGTCGCGGCAAGGTCACCGTGAGCTTCAGGGCCAAGTATTTCAGCTCTACGTTCATCAACGATGGCTCCTCGGTGGTGGTGTCGTGTGGCAACGCGTCGCGCACGGTGGCCCTCTCGCGCACTATGGCCAACTACACAGTGGTGCTCGACTGCAACG
This window contains:
- a CDS encoding S8 family serine peptidase; the protein is MKKLLFFLAIACCAVVTARAYTAADSAVMAGKLSVTTQMFLNDRSAAASGQQPEKAPSMPRGLVPASRDMARAVRVYAQPEQVGGRQYVPCFIRLAAGGSVGSLEAKGVQVQCTFGNGLLTALVPVDSIEAVALLAGVSRVNVSSVMRKATDAARTATHADDVLTRSLDAAGLGIDSVYDGKGVVLGVIDTGIDFQHIAFKDASLSSRIKRAYVYNGTSAREYTSITSSSPTTDDSGEDHGTHTSSTAGGSSVIIDGSNVTVTTDHSAATYGGMAPGADLYLAGIKDLTTTYIANAFQKICNYADGEGKPVVVSNSWGSQMGPHDGTGDVADVVNQYFGESHPNHICLFAASNDAGKSKDDEGGGFYVSGTASSASPLKTIMRCASYSNTDAGYYYAGVIANAWSHTPLPAGSSLACRIRVLNATTGSELTSVTVAPSTNGTRVSGLGSYYTGTLMVYKDYVASSKSQIVLYASGLTSRGVSSSTKNGEEYYKSNYTLAVDFYPTQGSCTVDAWGGSYGYFSNYLNLDGYTSGSDASSVSDEATIANAIPIGAYVSKNTVTDHNGSRHTLSSLPNVGDIAYFSSYQESGAGATGEVVPVVAAPGATIVAAVNHYDSDGDYSYVNDNGADYDMYRVNNSTVNPYGNMNGTSMATPAAAGIVALWLQASQAKGAKYTNLTVDKVKEIMRSTAITDTWTTTGSNRTHFGAGKINALAGLQMVLGAQPGPRLGVEPSTLAFGTVGLGTDSVKTFKVTGQRLKKSVTIASSNKAFAVSPATIALPADSTLSQTVSVTFKPDKSGDYKGYIVVTSDSLTDTVAVSGTARLVTVAPVMLPADSARIGLTQFQARWTPATPAAHVASYTLSVDAKPETAWTKLWTDDFSGLLASTGTGTNISNNLDNYTDVKGWTGSYVYGSGSRGVLQIGSSSNSGYLSTPALDLSSSRGKVTVSFRAKYFSSTFINDGSSVVVSCGNASRTVALSRTMANYTVVLDCNAAQGQTVRFATTAKQKRVLLDNVALYSGDTTATAASAPLLAMSETGDSTSRVITGIADTTCLVTGLTAGGTFTYRVKALYTDGTESGYSNVETVTLRAQSGDLDGDINMDGLVDVADVTTLINYILGLNPSPCNLAHADRNGDGLYDVVDVTALTGKVVGK